Proteins co-encoded in one Setaria viridis chromosome 9, Setaria_viridis_v4.0, whole genome shotgun sequence genomic window:
- the LOC117839767 gene encoding 4-hydroxyphenylacetaldehyde oxime monooxygenase, which produces MATPLLPSELLAGLPQQWLIGPLLFLPVVLLVPSYLFLASPGTKMTKNGARRLPPGPAQVPVLGNLHLLGPLPHRNLRDMARRHGPVMLLQLGTVTTLVVSSAAAAREVMKEHDIDCCSRPVSPGPKRISYGLNDVIFAPYGEQWREMRKLFIVELLSMRRVQAASYAREQQLDRLIADLSRAGAEAAPVALNEHIFGLADGIVGTVAFGNIYGTERFAHRERFHHVMDEAVDMMASFSAEDFFPNAAGRLVDRVTGLVARRERIFRELDAFFETVIDQHTDPARVVPENGGDLVDVLISLWKENRGTLRFTRDHVKALIMNTFIGGIDTSSVTVLWAMSELIRKPRALKKAQDEVRAVVGGKARVEPDDVPKLPYLKMVVKETLRLHPPATLLVPRETVRDVRIGGYDVPARTRVFVNAWAIGRDPASWADAEEFHPDRFEGSDVDYNGAHFELVPFGAGRRICPGLAMGEANVTFTLANLLYCFDWALPEGMAAEDVSMEEAGGLTFHQKMPLVLVPTRYHHRTATA; this is translated from the coding sequence ATGGCCACCCCACTGCTCCCCTCCGAGCTTCTCGCCGGTCTGCCGCAGCAATGGCTGATCGGCCCCTTGCTTTTTCTCCCTGTAGTCCTGCTTGTGCCGTCCTACCTCTTCCTGGCGAGCCCCGGGACCAAGATGACCAAGAACGGGGCGCGTCGTCTGCCGCCGGGCCCCGCGCAGGTGCCTGTCCTGGGCAACCTTCACCTTCTTGGCCCGCTGCCGCACCGGAACCTCCGGGACATGGCCCGGCGGCACGGCCCCGTGATGCTGCTGCAGCTGGGCACGGTGACGACATTGGTGGtgtccagcgcggcggcggcgcgggaggtgaTGAAGGAGCACGACATCGACTGCTGCAGCCGGCCCGTGTCGCCGGGGCCCAAGCGCATCTCCTACGGCCTCAACGACGTCATCTTCGCGCCCTACGGCGAGCAATGGCGCGAGATGCGCAAGCTCTTCATCGTCGAGCTCCTCAGCATGCGCCGCGTCCAGGCCGCGTCGTACGCGCGCGAGCAGCAGCTGGACAGGCTCATCGCCGACCTGAGCCgcgcgggcgcggaggcggcgccggtggcgctgAACGAGCACATCTTCGGGCTCGCCGACGGCATCGTCGGCACGGTGGCGTTCGGGAACATCTACGGCACGGAGCGGTTCGCGCACAGGGAGCGGTTCCACCACGTGATGGACGAGGCCGTGGACATGATGGCCAGCTTCTCCGCCGAGGACTTCTTCCCcaacgccgccggccgcctcgtcgACCGCGTCACGGGGCTCGTCGCCCGCCGAGAGCGCATCTTCAGGGAGCTCGACGCCTTCTTCGAGACGGTCATCGACCAGCACACGGACCCCGCGCGCGTCGTCCCCGAGAacggcggcgacctcgtcgACGTCCTCATCAGCCTGTGGAAGGAGAACCGGGGCACGCTCCGCTTCACCCGAGACCACGTCAAGGCCCTCATCATGAACACGTTCATCGGCGGGATCGACACGAGCTCGGTGACGGTGCTGTGGGCAATGTCGGAGCTGATCCGGAAGCCGCGGGCGCTGAAGAAGGCGCAGGACGAGGTGAGGGCCGTCGTGGGAGGCAAGGCGCGCGTGGAGCCCGACGACGTGCCCAAGCTCCCGTACCTGAAGATGGTTGTGAAGGAGACCCTGCGGCTGCACCCGCCGGCGACGCTGCTGGTGCCTCGGGAGACGGTGCGGGACGTGAGGATCGGCGGGTACGACGTGCCGGCGAGGACGCGCGTGTTCGTGAACGCGTGGGCGATCGGCAGGGACCCGGCGAGCTGGGCGGACGCCGAGGAGTTCCACCCGGACAGGTTCGAGGGGAGCGACGTGGACTACAACGGCGCGCACTTCGAGCTGGTGCCGttcggggcggggcggcggatcTGCCCGGGCCTCGCCATGGGCGAGGCCAACGTGACTTTCACGCTGGCTAACCTACTCTACTGCTTCGACTGGGCGCTGCCGGaggggatggcggcggaggacgtgagcatggaggaggccggcgggctgACGTTCCACCAGAAGATGCCGCTGGTGCTGGTGCCCACAAGGTACCACCACCGCACGGCGACGGCGTAG
- the LOC117839020 gene encoding 4-hydroxyphenylacetaldehyde oxime monooxygenase — protein sequence MACTSNHNHPRTPIQKDCEPIHSEKKNKHKHKHKQMAAPAVLDYCSLPQQWQVTVLLVLVPLLLLLVATRRRRSWSSGKGGRRLHLPPGPPRLPILGNLHQLGALPHQSLRDLARRHGPAMLLRLGSVPTLVVSSAEAAREVMKAHDVDCCSRPDTAGARRLSYDHKDVAFAPYSEYWREMRKLFVVEFLSARRVQASWYAREAEVEKLVGRLSSAGGAPVFLEDHIFGLMDGVIGTVAFGNIYGTEQFAHRKHFHDVLDEAMSAKAGFSAEDYYPNAAGRLVDRLTGAAPRRERVFRDLDAFFDVIIDQHLDPSRAAPEHGPDLIDAFVALMKERRHQQGSLAFTRDHIKGLLSNVFTASVDTSSVTMVWAMAELIRRPAMLRKVQEEIRAVVGDKPRVEPEDVPKLRYLKMVVKETLRLHPAAPLLLPRETLRHVSICGYDVPAKTRILVNVWAIGRDPASWDNPEEFNPDRFEGKDVDFNGTHFELVPFGAGRRMCPGMALGVATTEFTLANLLYCFNWELPRGVRPEDVSMEEAGGLTIHKKTPLVLVPTRYKCKC from the exons ATGGCATGTACAAGCAACCACAACCACCCTCGTACTCCAATTCAGAAAGACTGCGAACCGATCCATTCagagaagaaaaacaaacaCAAACATAAACACAAACAAATGGCGGCGCCGGCAGTCCTAGACTACTGCAGCTTGCCTCAGCAATGGCAGGTCACCGTCCTCCTGGTCCTCGtccctctgctcctcctcctcgttgcaacgagaagaagaagaagctggagcAGCGGGAAAGGCGGCCGGCGCCTCCACCTGCCGCCGGGCCCGCCGAGGCTGCCCATCCTGGGCAACCTGCACCAGCTGGGCGCGCTGCCGCACCAGAGCCTCCGCGACCTGGCGCGCCGCCACGGCCCCGCGATGCTGCTCCGGCTGGGCAGCGTGCCGACGCTGGTGGTGTCGTCGGCGGAGGCGGCAAGGGAGGTGATGAAGGCGCACGACGTCGACTGCTGCAGCCGGCCGGACACGGCGGGGGCTCGCCGGCTGTCGTACGACCACAAGGACGTGGCGTTCGCGCCCTACAGCGAGTACTGGCGCGAGATGCGCAAGCTGTTCGTCGTCGAGTTCCTCAGCGCGCGCCGCGTCCAGGCCAGCTGGTACGCCAGGGAGGCCGAGGTGGAGAAGCTCGTCGGCAGGCTGAGCAGCGCCGGAGGCGCGCCGGTGTTCCTGGAGGACCACATCTTCGGGCTCATGGACGGCGTCATCGGCACGGTGGCGTTCGGGAACATCTACGGCACGGAGCAGTTCGCGCACAGGAAGCACTTCCACGACGTGCTGGACGAGGCCATGAGCGCCAAGGCCGGCTTCTCCGCCGAGGACTACTACCCcaacgccgccggccgcctcgtcgaccgcctcaccggcgccgccccACGCCGGGAGAGGGTGTTCCGGGACCTGGACGCCTTCTTCGACGTCATCATCGACCAGCACCTCGACCcgtcccgcgccgcgccggagcACGGCCCCGACCTCATCGACGCCTTCGTCGCCCTCATGAAGGAGCGCCGCCACCAGCAGGGCTCCCTCGCCTTCACCAGAGACCACATCAAGGGACTCCTCTCG AATGTCTTCACTGCTAGCGTGGACACGAGCTCGGTGACCATGGTGTGGGCGATGGCGGAGCTGATACGAAGGCCGGCGATGCTGAGGAAGGTGCAAGAGGAGATCAGGGCCGTGGTGGGAGACAAGCCGCGCGTGGAGCCCGAGGACGTGCCCAAGCTCAGGTACCTGAAGATGGTGGTGAAGGAGACGCTGCGGCTGCAcccggccgcgccgctcctGCTGCCGAGGGAGACCCTGCGCCACGTCAGCATCTGCGGCTACGATGTGCCGGCTAAGACACGGATCCTGGTGAACGTGTGGGCCATCGGTAGAGACCCCGCGAGCTGGGACAACCCGGAGGAGTTCAACCCGGACAGGTTCGAGGGGAAGGACGTCGACTTCAACGGGACACACTTCGAGCTCGTGCCCTTCGGCGCCGGCCGGAGGATGTGCCCCGGGATGGCCTTGGGAGTGGCCACCACAGAGTTCACGCTGGCCAACCTGCTCTACTGCTTCAACTGGGAGCTCCCACGAGGCGTGAGGCCTGAGGACGTGAGCATGGAAGAGGCCGGAGGGCTCACGATCCATAAGAAAACGCCGCTTGTGCTCGTGCCCACCAGATATAAGTGCAAGTGTTAA